The genomic segment GTCGCTCGCCGCGCTGCCGGTCCCGGTGGCGCTGCTCGCCCACCCGCGACTGGTCGCCCGCGCCGAGGAGCACGGCATCAAGCTGGCGCAAGGCTCCCTGCACGTCGGCCGGCCGCTGCCGTACGCCGGTCTGATCGGCGCGGTCATGGCGTCGTCCGGGGTGGTCACCGACTCGGGCGGGCTCCAGAAGGAAACCTTCCTGCTGGGCCGGGCGTGCACCACGATCCGCCCGGAGACCGAGTGGGTGGAGACCCTGGAGGGCGGCTGGAACGTCCTCGTACCGGACCCGCAGGACATGTCGGCGGCCGAGTGGGCCGCGGTGGCGTCCCGGCCCGCCCCGGACGCGCCCCGCGGCACCCCGTACGGCGAGGGCACCGCGGCCGTCCGGGTCGTCGAGCTGCTGGAGGAGGCGCTGCGCGGCTGACCCCGCGCCGCCGGTACGCGAAGAGGCTCCCCCGCCGGGCGGGGGAGCCTCTTCGCACGTCCGGTCCGGTGCGTCCCGGCTACGGCGTGCCGCGTGCTACGGCGTGAGGAAGGAGTCCAGGGCGGCGGCGGTGGCCCGTCCGTCGTGGTACTCCCGCGCGAACGCGGCGGACTCGGCGCCGAGCCGCCTGGTGCCCTCGCGGTCCGCGACCAGCGCCTCGATGACCGAACCCAGCGTCTCCGGCGTGGCGTTGACGATCGGCGGGGTCACCCCACTGGCCTCGATGGGCTCCTTGTCGAGGTACGCCACGACGGGCTTGCCCGCCGCCATCCCCTCACAGGCGAAGGTCCCGTACGTACCGATGGCGAACTGGTCGATGATGATGTCGGCCTCCATCACCATCTCCCGCACCTTGGTCCAGGAGACCTGTTCGGCCAGCTGGAACTCGATCAGGCCCCGCTCGTGCAGCTCTTCGAGGACGGGCAGAATCCGGTCCGTCCCCTTGGTCCACCGCGCCGACGGGGCGTGCAGGACCACCGGCCGCTCGCGCTCCATGACCGGCCGGTCGCAGGTCCAGGCGTCCACGTCGACGACCAGCGGTGTCCAGATGGCCATCGGCAGGTCGACGAGCAGGTCGGGAGTGGTGACGAAGACGGGCAGCCCGCTCTCCTCGGCGATGCGCCGGTTGCGGTCCGCGATGACCGTCAGCTTCTCCTCGTACCCCTCCGGGGCGTCCAGGAAGAGGGAGTACGGGTTGCGCTTCTTGTGCAGCGCCGGACTGCGGACCTCGCTGCCGTGGGCGAGCAGCGCGACCTTCAGCCCGCCGTTGAGCAGCGCGGGCAGATCACCCTCGATGCTGTCGCCGTTCAGCCCGCCGAAGACGGGGCGGAACGCGTCGGCGATGAGGTGCGTGTAGCGCGGCACGATCCGCTGCACCTGTTCGAGCTGCACGTCGAGGTTCTTGAGGGCCCTGCCCTCCACGTAGACGTCGGCCGGGTAGTCGTGCGTCCGCGCGGTGCGGTGCTTGACCACCTCCGCGGACACGTCGGCCCGCTCCCGGGTGATCGCCTGCGCGAAGGCGGCGAGCTGCCCCGCGTAGTTGGCCGGCCCCAGTCCCAGCTTGATCGGCGTGTTGCCGAGAGGGGTCCAGCCCCGCTCCAGCTCCACGACCGGTTCCTCCTCCTCAGCGGTGACCACCCGCTCCACCGCGCCCCAGGAGAAGTCGGACCGAGGGGTCGGCGGGGTCACTCCGGAGATCTTGGTGTAGAGCTCCATCAACCCCTCGCACTGGTGCTCCCAGGAGAGCTCCGTGAGGATCGGCTCGGTGATGTGTGCCTTCATCTCGGCGAGTTTGTCGATGCCCCGCGTGACGGCCTCGGAGAACGAGTCCGCGTCGCCCGAGACGAAGACCTCGCCGACGCCGTGCTCCCGCACGAACGCGCTGAGCGTCTTCACGTCACTGGCGATGATCGGCAGTCCCGCGTGCAGATACTCCGCAGTCTTGGTCGGCAGCGACAGTTCGTAGTTGATCGTCCGCTGGGAGCAGATCAGACCGAGGTCGGCGGTCGAGAGGTAGTCGGCCACCTCGTGCTGCGCGACATAGGGCACGACGTGGATGCGGTCGCGTACCCCGGTCTCCTCGGCCAGCTCCAGCAGCCGCAGCAGCTCCGGGCTGCGCTTGCCCGCGACGATCGCCAGGTGGTAGTCGGGGAGCTGGGCCAGCCCCTCGACGGCCGTGCCGAGCCCGCGCTCGGAGGAGATCCAGCCGGAGTAGACGAGCAGGGGTACGTCATCGCCCAGCCCGCACGCGGCGCGCACCGATACCCGGCCCCCGGCCGTACCGATCGTCTCGCGGATCGGGGTGTTACGGACCACGAGAGGCGTCTTGGCCAGGCCGTAGTCCTTCCGGATCACCTCGGCGATCTCCGGGGAGACCGTCACCACGGCGTCGGCCCGGTGGATGAACTCCTTCTCCACGCCGGGGAAGGCGGTGGTCATCAGCGGATTGGGCCATTCGACGCCGGCCACGTATTCGTGCGCGTCGTACAGCCAGGCGCACTTGCGGCCGCGGGCTCGCAGCCGGGCGGCTGCCATGGCCCCCAGGTTGATCGCGGTGATGTCGTTGGCGTGGATGACGTCGGGCGCGAACTTCTCGATGACCGGTCCGAAGGCCAGGTCGAGGTCGAGCAGTCCTGGCCAGTCCTTGCGCCAGTCGCCGGTGGGCTGCTGCTCGGGCTTGCGCCGCTCCTCCCAGCGGTAGGCCTTGACCCTGAGCTTGTGGACGCCGCGACGGGCGCGCACCCACGCCTTGAGGCTGGCCGCGGCCGGGGCGGCGACGCCGGACGAGCCCCACCAGCCGATCTTGGCGGTCTGCTCACGCACCCAGGTGCCGTGCGCGGCCCGCACCTGGTGCAGGGTGCCGCGGTCCTTGATACCGAACTGGGTCAGCCGGGCACGGGGCCCACCGCGACGGGCCTGGGCCGCCACGCGCCGCTTCATGTGCGGGACGACCGGAACGCGTACGACCTTCACCGGGCCGAACCAGGAGTGCTCCTGACGCTTGGTGACGCTCTGGCCGATGAGCATGACGTCCCATCCGGCGCGCGCCGCCGCCAGGGCCGTCTTCTGCACCCGGGAGTCCCCGGTGATGCCGTTGGCGACGATGACCGCGAGTTTGGGCCGGGCAACGGACGTTGTCATAGCTGAATCCTTATAAAAACGAACTGGGTGGTACCGAGCATCTTCGGATCAGCCACCGATGACAACGCGGCGGACGCCCACCCAGTTGGCCGGGTCCGTGGTGCGTCGGCCGTCGACCAGGACCCGGACGTCCGGCAGGTCGGTGGCGGCGAGCTCGCGGTACTCGGCGTGGTCGGCCTGAAGGATGGCGGCGGTGACGGCCTGGTCGACGTGCGGGACGAGACCGTGCGCGGTCAGCTCCTCGGCCGTGTACATCGGGTCGGACACGAACGGCACCGCGCCGCGCGCCTTGAGCGCCTCGACCACTCCGAAGACGCCGGAGAACGCGGTCTCCTTGACGCCGCCGCGGTAGGCGGCGCCCAGCACCAGCACACCGACCCCGTCGAGGTCGCCGTAGGCGGCGGCCAGCAGGTCGACGGCGTACGCGGGCATCGCGGCGTTGGCCTCACGG from the Streptomyces sp. AM 4-1-1 genome contains:
- a CDS encoding glycosyltransferase, with translation MTTSVARPKLAVIVANGITGDSRVQKTALAAARAGWDVMLIGQSVTKRQEHSWFGPVKVVRVPVVPHMKRRVAAQARRGGPRARLTQFGIKDRGTLHQVRAAHGTWVREQTAKIGWWGSSGVAAPAAASLKAWVRARRGVHKLRVKAYRWEERRKPEQQPTGDWRKDWPGLLDLDLAFGPVIEKFAPDVIHANDITAINLGAMAAARLRARGRKCAWLYDAHEYVAGVEWPNPLMTTAFPGVEKEFIHRADAVVTVSPEIAEVIRKDYGLAKTPLVVRNTPIRETIGTAGGRVSVRAACGLGDDVPLLVYSGWISSERGLGTAVEGLAQLPDYHLAIVAGKRSPELLRLLELAEETGVRDRIHVVPYVAQHEVADYLSTADLGLICSQRTINYELSLPTKTAEYLHAGLPIIASDVKTLSAFVREHGVGEVFVSGDADSFSEAVTRGIDKLAEMKAHITEPILTELSWEHQCEGLMELYTKISGVTPPTPRSDFSWGAVERVVTAEEEEPVVELERGWTPLGNTPIKLGLGPANYAGQLAAFAQAITRERADVSAEVVKHRTARTHDYPADVYVEGRALKNLDVQLEQVQRIVPRYTHLIADAFRPVFGGLNGDSIEGDLPALLNGGLKVALLAHGSEVRSPALHKKRNPYSLFLDAPEGYEEKLTVIADRNRRIAEESGLPVFVTTPDLLVDLPMAIWTPLVVDVDAWTCDRPVMERERPVVLHAPSARWTKGTDRILPVLEELHERGLIEFQLAEQVSWTKVREMVMEADIIIDQFAIGTYGTFACEGMAAGKPVVAYLDKEPIEASGVTPPIVNATPETLGSVIEALVADREGTRRLGAESAAFAREYHDGRATAAALDSFLTP